One genomic region from Sulfurimonas sp. encodes:
- a CDS encoding YceI family protein — MKLLQSLALSAVVGLSLLNAANYNVDVSHSNVGFKVKHMMISNVKGSFEKFSGTFSIDEKTKHLSAVNGTLEVSSLTTKDAKRDKHLKSADFFDAVKYPQMHLKLLKHSANKATFELTIKDVTKVVTLDVEEISGTIKDPWGNTRLAFELHGKINRKDFNINFNQLLETGGLIVGDTVKFDIILEGIQTK, encoded by the coding sequence ATGAAATTACTTCAAAGTTTAGCGCTTAGCGCTGTAGTAGGGTTAAGTCTTTTAAATGCAGCAAATTATAATGTTGATGTAAGCCATTCAAATGTAGGATTTAAAGTAAAGCATATGATGATTAGTAATGTTAAAGGAAGCTTTGAAAAGTTTAGCGGTACCTTCAGCATAGATGAGAAAACAAAACACTTATCTGCTGTAAATGGTACTCTTGAAGTTTCAAGTTTAACTACAAAAGATGCTAAAAGAGACAAGCATCTTAAAAGTGCAGACTTTTTCGATGCAGTAAAATACCCACAAATGCACTTAAAACTTCTTAAGCATAGTGCTAACAAGGCAACATTTGAACTTACTATAAAAGATGTAACAAAAGTGGTAACTCTTGATGTTGAAGAGATTAGCGGTACTATAAAAGATCCATGGGGCAACACAAGACTAGCCTTTGAACTTCACGGAAAGATAAATCGTAAAGATTTTAATATTAACTTTAATCAACTACTAGAAACTGGTGGTCTGATTGTTGGTGATACAGTAAAATTTGATATTATTTTAGAAGGAATTCAAACTAAGTAA
- a CDS encoding thioredoxin domain-containing protein: MSNRLEKEDSPYLQQHKNNPVDWFPWGEEAFAKAEAENKAIFISIGYSSCHWCHVMEETVFENRECADILNESFVCIKVDREERPDIDKHYQEVHSLLNRRSGGWPTSIFCTPQNKPFFAGTYIPPESREGSIEGMGFIELTKLIGSKVSQNNEQLYKNATEIQDFLNKQEHPKEATVLSEDFRKNFILQVKNNYETKNGGFSTSPKFPQASTLSTLLVLDKLYDDKAAKAMLTHTLNSMKKGGIYDLVDGGFSRYSVDSEWKVPHFEKDAL; the protein is encoded by the coding sequence ATGTCAAACAGATTAGAAAAAGAAGATTCTCCTTACTTACAACAACACAAAAACAACCCTGTTGATTGGTTTCCTTGGGGTGAAGAAGCATTTGCTAAGGCAGAAGCTGAAAACAAAGCAATTTTTATAAGTATAGGTTACTCATCTTGTCATTGGTGTCATGTTATGGAAGAAACTGTTTTTGAAAATAGAGAGTGTGCAGATATTTTAAATGAAAGTTTTGTTTGTATAAAGGTAGATAGAGAAGAACGCCCTGACATTGACAAGCATTACCAAGAAGTGCACAGCTTATTAAATCGTCGCTCAGGTGGTTGGCCAACTTCTATTTTTTGTACTCCACAAAATAAGCCATTTTTTGCAGGAACTTACATACCGCCAGAGTCAAGAGAAGGCTCCATAGAAGGTATGGGTTTCATAGAGCTTACAAAACTTATAGGCTCTAAGGTTTCACAAAATAATGAGCAATTATATAAAAATGCTACTGAGATTCAAGATTTTTTAAACAAACAAGAACACCCAAAAGAAGCAACAGTTTTAAGTGAAGACTTTAGAAAAAACTTTATACTTCAAGTAAAAAATAACTATGAAACAAAAAATGGCGGTTTTTCCACTTCTCCAAAATTTCCTCAGGCATCTACACTATCTACTCTTTTAGTTTTAGATAAACTCTATGATGACAAAGCTGCAAAAGCTATGTTAACTCATACTCTAAACTCTATGAAAAAAGGTGGCATCTATGATTTAGTAGATGGTGGCTTTTCTCGTTACTCGGTTGACAGCGAATGGAAAGTACCTCATTTTGAAAAAGATGCTTTATGA
- a CDS encoding lysophospholipid acyltransferase family protein: MFKELGKIIFMAELGYKYIKIFKKTYFHPFITFRPAYKQLSDDRQTYSNAVLKFLNIEIELVGELPKQNKVLYAINHRSLLDIIVMESVFSKGNKNGTWIAKKELFDAFYGNFFKYSGCISVDLETGKGLLKFFKEVKKTLTKIDDFNIYIFPEGERSKEGGILKFQSGAQKIAKSNKLAVAPVFIDDNLENIFKNAPYKETKIVKVHVGNLTKHDNLENDYIAFMNEAKG, from the coding sequence ATGTTTAAAGAATTAGGCAAAATTATATTTATGGCTGAACTTGGCTATAAATATATAAAGATATTTAAAAAGACATATTTTCATCCCTTTATAACTTTTAGACCAGCTTACAAACAACTCTCCGATGATAGACAAACCTACTCAAACGCTGTCTTAAAATTTTTAAATATAGAAATTGAACTTGTTGGTGAGTTACCAAAACAAAACAAAGTATTGTACGCAATAAACCACCGCTCTTTACTTGATATCATAGTAATGGAAAGTGTCTTTTCAAAAGGCAATAAAAATGGAACTTGGATAGCAAAAAAAGAACTTTTTGACGCATTTTATGGTAACTTTTTTAAATATAGTGGTTGCATAAGTGTTGATTTAGAAACAGGCAAAGGTCTTTTAAAATTTTTCAAAGAAGTAAAAAAAACATTAACTAAAATAGATGATTTCAACATTTACATATTTCCAGAAGGTGAAAGGAGCAAAGAAGGCGGAATCCTGAAGTTTCAAAGTGGAGCTCAAAAAATTGCAAAATCTAATAAATTAGCAGTTGCTCCAGTTTTTATAGATGACAATCTTGAAAATATATTTAAAAATGCTCCCTATAAAGAAACAAAAATAGTTAAAGTCCATGTTGGGAACTTAACAAAACATGATAATTTAGAAAATGATTATATAGCTTTTATGAACGAAGCAAAAGGATAA
- a CDS encoding pyridoxine 5'-phosphate synthase: MKLGVNIDHVAVLREARKVNDPDILNALYVACANGADQITIHLREDRRHIKDIDAKNIMQLSQLPVNLECSINREILDIISELKPHRATLVPEKREEVTTEGGLDVFTYKDEIAYAIEQLHDSIIPVSLFVDPTIEAMEASKDLGAEMVELHTGSFANIFAMLNSSLPHSNHSIKELELPRYELQSRLEKSIQELKDAATHAKKLGLGVAAGHGLNYHNVSYMMDIKEIIELNIGQSIIARSIFSGLADAVKEMKKLTTRK; the protein is encoded by the coding sequence ATGAAGTTAGGCGTAAATATAGACCATGTAGCAGTTTTAAGAGAAGCCAGAAAAGTCAATGACCCAGATATACTAAATGCTCTTTATGTAGCATGTGCCAATGGTGCTGACCAAATAACTATCCACCTAAGAGAAGATAGAAGACACATAAAAGATATAGATGCTAAAAATATAATGCAACTCTCACAACTTCCAGTAAACTTAGAATGTTCAATAAATAGAGAGATTTTAGACATAATAAGTGAGTTAAAACCACATCGTGCAACACTAGTTCCTGAAAAAAGAGAAGAGGTGACAACAGAAGGCGGTTTAGATGTTTTTACATATAAAGATGAGATAGCTTATGCTATCGAGCAACTTCATGATTCTATCATTCCTGTTTCACTTTTTGTTGATCCTACGATAGAAGCAATGGAAGCCTCAAAAGATTTAGGTGCTGAGATGGTAGAGCTTCATACTGGTTCATTTGCAAATATATTTGCGATGTTAAACTCTTCATTACCTCACTCAAACCACTCTATAAAAGAACTTGAACTTCCAAGATATGAGCTACAAAGCAGACTAGAAAAATCCATACAAGAGCTTAAAGATGCTGCCACTCATGCTAAAAAACTAGGTCTTGGAGTAGCTGCTGGACATGGACTAAACTACCATAATGTTTCATATATGATGGATATAAAAGAAATCATAGAACTAAACATCGGGCAAAGTATCATAGCAAGAAGTATTTTTAGCGGTTTAGCAGATGCTGTAAAAGAAATGAAAAAACTTACTACTAGAAAATAA
- a CDS encoding Eco57I restriction-modification methylase domain-containing protein, whose protein sequence is MAIFQKSVLLSALEVNQDESLVALRWAEYQKYLSKIDFIKTVKEEKYQDGFLKDVFENCLGYRLDSTNPDNFNLEREKKNETDAKKADAVIYVNNEVIGIIELKAQDTKNLDKIESQAFNYHNSHSNSKYIIISNFDELRLYIDKKTAYEKFSLFNLNYKEFKKLHLLLSYESIKDNIPQKLKDKSASFEQDISKSLYKDFSAFRTHLFENLVKNNSLDKALLLRLTQKLCDRIIFILFAEDRGLLTANTIKEIRQRHQSDGFGDRSMYDYFKLYFDAINKGNERLNIPKYNGGLFAVDETLDSLIIDDNILDLEAQALSNYDFMSDISVNILGHIFEQSLTDLEEINASINDVEFDSKKSKRKKDGVFYTPEYITKYIVDNTLGKLCNDKREELSIGSETLVSPKNPKKPTKKEQILKDNLEEYRGWLLNLKILDPACGSGAFLNQALDFLISEHNSLQRDLVVMGDITAYYEIEKSILENNLYGVDINEDAIEIAKLSLWLRTASKGRELTKLADKIKCGNSLIDDKSVVDNAFVWEEEFSEVFEQHKIMLDTNIIIHGYDTNDKTQSKEILKLLDNGNLKFCISSRTIPEIPDNKYNNEKLRYLDILDVKGSLFRWDVSSWDANDIFASEKDIDYSNKIYNIITRKNPINDTDILQSAMKNNIKFFITNNTKDFIKKDDTRQRLEQLTGVKILTPKEFMEYYKKDYFSVGFDIIIGNPPYGAKLSKSDKDYFNENFKTVEYQLDTYTLFMEKAYKLLHSNGKLGYIVPSTWLTMFYFKNLRKYLIENSCFENVLLFRYQVFEDVTAETSIITLSKNKILNENILINYFDNTDELETKQNKTISQNDWLNSYELGFNLLFGGNKLKIINKIIEDTVELENIANVTVGIKPYQTNKGTPKQTKDNVKNRIYDADYKIDQTYKNYIVGGSISKFSINPSSTNWLKYGKFLAEPRQSLNFFQTKIMVRQTSDRIISAVDYQGLLSLNNVHNIVIKNDILKYETLTCILNSKLMDFYYKFLVPEEGRVFAEVKAVNLKRLPIKNIDKDFKQEPFIQKADLMLQLNKNLQEAKQNFINELELEKIPKKLQNFEDLTFDDFVKEYKKAKKLKFADKLEERNFKNDWKALFENDAKIALDLKSQINATDKDIDVMVYKLYGLSDDEIKIVEKI, encoded by the coding sequence ATGGCTATATTTCAAAAATCTGTTTTACTGAGTGCCCTTGAGGTAAATCAAGATGAAAGTTTAGTTGCTCTAAGATGGGCAGAATATCAAAAGTATTTATCTAAGATAGATTTTATAAAAACTGTTAAAGAAGAAAAATATCAAGATGGATTTTTAAAAGATGTTTTTGAGAACTGTTTAGGTTACAGACTTGACAGCACCAACCCTGATAATTTTAACCTTGAAAGAGAAAAGAAGAACGAAACAGACGCCAAAAAAGCAGATGCCGTCATATATGTAAATAATGAAGTTATCGGCATAATAGAACTTAAAGCACAAGATACTAAAAACCTTGACAAGATAGAATCACAAGCATTTAACTATCATAACTCACATTCAAACTCAAAATATATAATTATCTCTAACTTTGATGAATTAAGATTATATATTGATAAGAAAACAGCTTATGAAAAGTTTTCACTTTTTAATCTTAACTATAAAGAATTTAAAAAACTTCACTTACTATTATCATATGAAAGCATCAAAGATAATATTCCACAAAAACTAAAAGATAAATCAGCTTCATTTGAGCAAGATATATCTAAAAGTCTATACAAAGATTTTTCAGCATTTAGAACACACCTTTTTGAGAACTTAGTAAAAAATAACTCCTTAGATAAAGCCTTACTTCTTAGACTTACTCAAAAGTTATGCGATAGAATTATATTTATACTATTTGCAGAGGATAGAGGGCTATTAACAGCTAATACAATCAAAGAGATACGCCAAAGACATCAAAGTGATGGTTTTGGCGATAGAAGTATGTATGATTACTTTAAACTCTATTTTGATGCTATAAATAAAGGGAACGAGAGATTAAATATTCCTAAATATAATGGTGGTTTATTTGCAGTAGATGAAACTCTTGATAGTTTAATCATAGATGATAATATACTTGACTTAGAAGCACAAGCATTAAGCAACTATGACTTTATGAGTGATATATCTGTTAATATTTTAGGACATATATTTGAGCAGTCTTTGACTGACTTAGAAGAAATCAATGCTTCAATCAATGATGTAGAATTTGATAGTAAAAAATCAAAAAGAAAAAAAGATGGTGTATTTTATACACCTGAATACATCACAAAATATATAGTAGACAATACTCTAGGAAAACTCTGTAATGACAAAAGAGAAGAACTAAGCATCGGAAGTGAGACTTTAGTCTCGCCAAAAAATCCTAAAAAACCAACAAAAAAAGAACAGATACTAAAAGATAATTTAGAAGAGTATAGAGGTTGGTTATTGAACTTAAAAATTTTAGACCCAGCTTGTGGAAGTGGGGCATTTTTAAATCAAGCCTTAGATTTTTTAATATCTGAACACAACTCTTTACAAAGAGACTTAGTAGTTATGGGAGATATAACAGCATACTATGAGATAGAAAAAAGCATACTAGAAAATAATCTTTATGGTGTAGATATAAATGAAGATGCAATTGAGATAGCTAAACTTTCTTTGTGGTTGAGGACGGCATCTAAGGGTAGAGAACTTACTAAGTTGGCGGATAAAATAAAATGCGGGAATAGTCTTATAGATGATAAAAGTGTAGTTGATAATGCTTTTGTATGGGAAGAAGAGTTTTCAGAAGTTTTTGAGCAACATAAAATCATGTTGGATACAAATATTATAATTCATGGATATGATACTAATGACAAAACTCAGAGTAAAGAAATACTTAAATTATTAGATAATGGTAATTTAAAATTCTGTATATCCTCAAGAACAATACCTGAAATACCAGATAATAAATATAATAACGAAAAATTAAGATATCTAGATATTTTAGATGTAAAAGGATCATTATTTCGTTGGGATGTTTCAAGTTGGGATGCTAATGATATTTTTGCTAGTGAAAAAGATATAGACTATTCTAATAAGATTTATAATATTATAACTCGTAAAAATCCAATTAATGATACTGATATTTTACAATCTGCTATGAAAAATAATATTAAATTTTTTATTACAAACAATACAAAAGATTTTATAAAAAAAGATGACACTAGGCAAAGGTTGGAACAGTTAACTGGAGTTAAAATACTAACCCCGAAAGAATTTATGGAATATTATAAAAAAGATTATTTTTCGGTTGGTTTTGATATTATTATTGGAAACCCTCCTTATGGAGCAAAATTATCAAAATCAGATAAAGACTATTTTAATGAGAATTTTAAAACAGTTGAATATCAATTAGATACTTATACTTTGTTTATGGAGAAAGCTTATAAACTTTTACATTCAAATGGAAAGTTGGGTTATATTGTTCCATCTACTTGGCTAACAATGTTTTATTTTAAAAATTTACGAAAATATCTAATTGAAAATAGTTGTTTTGAAAATGTATTACTGTTTAGGTATCAAGTTTTTGAAGATGTAACTGCTGAAACTTCTATAATTACTCTATCAAAAAATAAAATACTAAATGAAAATATACTAATAAATTATTTTGATAATACAGATGAGTTGGAAACTAAGCAAAACAAAACTATTTCACAAAATGACTGGTTAAATAGTTATGAATTAGGTTTTAATTTACTTTTTGGTGGAAATAAATTAAAAATAATAAATAAAATAATTGAAGATACAGTTGAATTAGAAAATATTGCTAATGTAACCGTTGGAATAAAGCCTTATCAAACAAATAAAGGAACTCCAAAACAAACAAAGGACAATGTTAAAAATAGAATATATGATGCGGACTACAAAATAGACCAAACATATAAAAACTATATTGTAGGCGGTAGTATAAGTAAATTTAGTATTAATCCCTCATCTACTAATTGGTTAAAGTATGGGAAATTTTTAGCTGAACCAAGACAAAGTTTAAATTTTTTTCAGACTAAAATAATGGTTAGACAAACAAGTGATAGGATAATATCAGCAGTTGATTATCAAGGATTATTATCTTTAAATAATGTTCATAATATCGTGATTAAAAATGATATTTTAAAGTATGAAACTCTTACTTGTATATTAAATTCAAAGCTTATGGACTTTTATTATAAATTTTTAGTTCCAGAAGAGGGAAGAGTATTTGCAGAGGTAAAAGCAGTTAATTTAAAAAGACTTCCAATTAAAAATATAGATAAAGATTTTAAGCAAGAACCATTTATACAAAAAGCTGATTTAATGCTTCAATTAAATAAAAACCTACAAGAAGCAAAACAAAACTTCATCAACGAACTAGAACTTGAAAAGATACCAAAAAAGCTACAAAACTTTGAAGACTTAACTTTTGATGATTTTGTAAAAGAGTACAAAAAAGCAAAAAAACTAAAATTTGCCGATAAACTCGAAGAGAGAAATTTTAAAAACGATTGGAAAGCACTCTTTGAAAACGATGCTAAAATAGCATTAGATTTAAAATCACAAATAAATGCAACAGATAAAGATATAGATGTCATGGTCTATAAACTTTACGGGCTTAGTGATGATGAAATAAAAATTGTAGAGAAAATCTAA
- a CDS encoding Bro-N domain-containing protein produces MKSQDAIKIFEEKQVRTLWDEDKEEWYISIVDVIEILTNSKNPQAYWRKLKQRLKEEGNETVTNCHGLKMKASDGKMRLTDVASTEQLFRLIQSIPSPKAEPFKLWLATLAKDRLDEMQDPEISIDRALKQYLELGYSQNWINQRLKSIEIRKELTDEWKDKGLKEGFEFATLTDIITKTWADKTTKEYKILKGLKKENLRDNMTNTELILNMLAEASTKDISQATNPKDLNESKIVARQGGDVAKVAKESLEAKTGKKVVTNFNAKKILENKR; encoded by the coding sequence ATGAAATCACAAGATGCTATAAAAATATTTGAAGAAAAACAGGTACGAACTTTGTGGGATGAGGATAAAGAGGAATGGTATATTTCTATTGTTGATGTGATTGAGATTTTAACTAATAGTAAAAATCCTCAAGCTTATTGGAGAAAACTTAAACAAAGACTAAAAGAGGAAGGAAATGAAACCGTGACAAATTGTCACGGTTTGAAAATGAAAGCATCTGATGGAAAGATGAGGCTTACAGATGTAGCTAGTACAGAACAACTTTTTAGACTTATACAGTCTATTCCATCGCCAAAAGCAGAGCCGTTTAAACTTTGGTTAGCAACTTTAGCAAAAGATAGACTTGATGAGATGCAAGACCCTGAAATTAGCATCGACAGAGCATTAAAACAATATTTAGAGTTAGGATATTCACAAAACTGGATAAACCAAAGACTAAAAAGTATTGAGATAAGAAAAGAACTTACAGATGAGTGGAAAGACAAAGGTTTAAAAGAAGGCTTTGAGTTTGCAACTTTAACTGATATTATTACAAAAACATGGGCAGATAAAACAACTAAAGAATATAAAATATTAAAAGGTCTAAAAAAAGAAAACTTACGAGATAATATGACAAATACAGAACTAATTTTAAATATGTTAGCAGAAGCATCTACGAAAGATATATCACAAGCAACTAATCCTAAAGATTTAAATGAAAGCAAAATAGTGGCAAGGCAAGGTGGAGATGTTGCAAAAGTAGCAAAGGAATCACTAGAAGCAAAAACTGGCAAAAAGGTTGTGACTAATTTTAATGCTAAAAAAATATTGGAAAATAAAAGATGA
- the pdxA gene encoding 4-hydroxythreonine-4-phosphate dehydrogenase, giving the protein MPSRKQNIAISIGDLNGVGIEIALIAHEEVSKLCNPLYCINTSMLRQATTLLNLKFPKNMQLHQVDGEFNIEIGKTTKESGLYSYNSFMSAIELCEDSKADAVVTMPIHKEAWMMAGLDYKGHTDLLRKHFNQDAIMMLGCEEMFVALFTEHIPLKEVAASIQYVKLKQFFIDLHNSIGDAKVAVLGLNPHAGDNGVLGNEELRISKAIKSANKKIGFEQFAGPIVPDVAFTPHFRKNYNYFVAMYHDQGLAPLKALYFDESINISLNLPIIRTSVDHGTAFDIAYKGEAKTLSYINAVKSAISFITPNQH; this is encoded by the coding sequence ATGCCGAGTCGTAAACAAAATATTGCGATTAGCATAGGTGATTTAAACGGGGTTGGTATTGAGATAGCTTTGATAGCTCATGAAGAGGTTAGTAAACTTTGTAATCCTTTGTACTGTATAAACACTTCTATGCTAAGGCAAGCTACAACACTTCTAAATTTAAAATTTCCAAAAAACATGCAACTTCATCAAGTTGATGGAGAGTTTAATATAGAAATAGGTAAAACAACAAAAGAATCTGGGCTTTATTCTTATAACTCTTTTATGAGTGCTATAGAACTTTGTGAGGATTCAAAAGCAGATGCAGTTGTGACAATGCCTATTCATAAAGAAGCGTGGATGATGGCAGGACTAGACTACAAAGGTCATACCGACCTACTCCGAAAACATTTTAACCAAGATGCTATTATGATGCTTGGATGCGAAGAAATGTTTGTAGCTCTTTTTACTGAACATATTCCACTTAAAGAAGTAGCTGCGTCTATACAGTATGTAAAACTAAAACAATTTTTTATAGACTTACATAACTCGATAGGAGATGCTAAAGTAGCAGTTCTTGGTCTAAACCCACATGCTGGGGATAATGGAGTCTTAGGAAATGAAGAGCTTAGAATATCTAAAGCCATAAAAAGTGCAAATAAAAAAATAGGCTTTGAGCAGTTTGCAGGTCCAATAGTTCCAGATGTAGCTTTTACTCCACACTTTAGAAAGAACTACAACTACTTTGTAGCAATGTATCATGACCAAGGTTTAGCACCTCTAAAAGCACTTTATTTTGATGAGAGTATAAACATATCTTTAAACTTACCAATCATTAGAACATCTGTTGACCATGGAACTGCCTTTGACATCGCATATAAAGGCGAAGCAAAAACTTTAAGTTATATCAATGCTGTTAAGAGTGCTATTTCATTTATAACTCCCAATCAACATTAA
- a CDS encoding cytochrome-c peroxidase, whose amino-acid sequence MKNIIIATIATSSILMSASLQTDAKNAGLQAIPTSTLELMKIIDNPKNPITNAKVELGKKLFFDPRLSKSGIISCNFCHNLGEGGDDGVEASIGHKWTANPHHVNAPTVYNAVFNDIQFWDGRAKDLEEQAQGPMQAHPEMASTTEHVERVINSMPAYVTEFKKAYGENVKISFEKITDTIGLYERTLVTPSVFDDFLNGDKDALTSKQKTGLKTFIKVGCASCHTGIGLGGAMNAFNVTGTYKYQNVGDFKGDKNGMVRVPTLRNITQTAPYYHNGKIWSLKEAIKEMGKIQLGTNLSTKQINSIEEFLKALEGRKAPLIYPMLPASTATTPKPNMN is encoded by the coding sequence ATGAAAAACATAATCATAGCTACTATAGCTACTTCATCCATTCTTATGTCTGCATCTCTTCAAACAGATGCTAAAAATGCTGGTCTCCAAGCTATTCCTACTTCTACATTAGAGCTAATGAAAATCATAGACAACCCTAAAAACCCAATAACAAATGCGAAAGTTGAACTTGGTAAAAAACTATTTTTTGACCCAAGACTCTCTAAGAGTGGTATTATCAGCTGTAACTTTTGTCATAATTTAGGCGAAGGTGGGGATGACGGTGTTGAAGCTTCTATAGGTCATAAATGGACAGCAAACCCGCACCATGTAAACGCTCCAACTGTTTATAATGCTGTATTTAACGATATTCAGTTTTGGGATGGTCGTGCAAAAGATTTAGAAGAACAAGCACAAGGTCCAATGCAAGCTCACCCTGAGATGGCTTCTACAACAGAGCATGTTGAGCGTGTTATAAACTCAATGCCTGCTTATGTAACTGAGTTTAAAAAGGCTTATGGTGAAAATGTAAAAATATCTTTTGAAAAGATTACTGATACCATCGGTCTTTATGAGAGAACTTTAGTTACTCCATCTGTATTTGATGACTTTTTAAATGGCGATAAAGATGCCCTTACTTCTAAACAAAAAACTGGTCTTAAAACTTTTATAAAAGTTGGTTGTGCATCTTGTCATACAGGTATTGGTCTTGGTGGAGCAATGAACGCTTTTAATGTAACAGGAACATATAAATATCAAAATGTAGGTGATTTTAAAGGTGATAAAAACGGTATGGTTAGAGTTCCAACACTTAGAAACATCACTCAAACTGCACCTTATTACCACAATGGTAAAATCTGGAGTTTAAAAGAGGCTATCAAAGAGATGGGTAAAATCCAACTTGGAACAAATCTATCAACAAAACAGATAAACTCTATTGAAGAGTTTTTAAAAGCACTTGAAGGTAGAAAAGCTCCACTTATTTACCCAATGCTTCCAGCTTCAACAGCTACTACACCTAAACCGAATATGAACTAA
- a CDS encoding YceI family protein, with the protein MIKFFISLFLVATLASAEEMGTKGGSCILSQDGPVSVSWKAYKTPAKLGVGGTFDSVKYTANAPKGNNFREILVGSSVVIDTASVNSKNSGRDVKLVKFFFEKMKSKNITAKIVNIKSDKRIRGKPKTGVMSVAVTMNGVTKNVPMKYVFNNGDFNAIGSIDLLDFSASKALSSINKACFDLHKGKTWSDVTIGFQTNIKFELCNTK; encoded by the coding sequence ATGATTAAATTTTTTATATCTCTGTTTTTAGTTGCCACATTGGCTAGTGCAGAAGAAATGGGGACAAAAGGTGGCTCTTGCATCTTGAGTCAAGATGGACCGGTAAGTGTAAGTTGGAAAGCTTATAAAACTCCAGCAAAGTTAGGTGTTGGTGGAACTTTTGATAGTGTAAAATATACAGCAAATGCTCCAAAAGGAAATAACTTTCGTGAAATACTTGTAGGTTCAAGCGTAGTCATTGACACAGCAAGTGTAAATTCTAAAAATAGCGGTAGAGATGTTAAGTTAGTTAAATTCTTCTTTGAAAAGATGAAGTCTAAAAATATAACAGCTAAAATAGTAAATATTAAATCAGACAAACGCATCCGTGGTAAACCAAAAACTGGTGTTATGAGTGTTGCGGTAACTATGAATGGTGTGACTAAAAATGTACCTATGAAGTATGTCTTTAATAATGGTGATTTCAATGCAATAGGTAGTATTGACCTTTTAGACTTTAGTGCCTCTAAAGCTCTTAGTTCTATCAATAAGGCCTGTTTTGATCTTCACAAAGGTAAGACTTGGAGTGATGTAACTATTGGTTTTCAAACTAATATTAAGTTTGAACTTTGCAACACTAAGTAA